From the Lathyrus oleraceus cultivar Zhongwan6 chromosome 3, CAAS_Psat_ZW6_1.0, whole genome shotgun sequence genome, the window ttatatttttgtatCATTGTGAATCACTACATTAATAAATTTGAAATAGTAGTTGTGAGACTTTGAAATTTTATAATTTTACATTGTTAATTGTTTATTAAATAAAACACTTCGTTATTAATATTGTGGAAATTGTTcaaagaatttttttttcttttattaaatgatataaaaaaatttataaatCGAAGATGGTAAGAGAAGAAAAACGCGAATAACTAAACTTCGATAAATCAAATTTCTACACAGTATTTTGTATTATCTTTGTCtctatatatttaattttatttacaattaaataaaatatgttTTTTTAATTTGTTGTGTTTTCATctattaaatatttaattttaaaatagaacaGCGCCTCCAAATTGATTGGGACGGCTCTGCGTGGCAGCTGCTGAAACAACGAGTCAAGCTATATGACTCCGACAGATACTTGAAGACATGAGTGAATAAAAAAGATAAGCCTACTACAATCAATTGCGACAACAAATCAACAATTGCAATGGCAAAGAATCTAGTGCATCACAGCAGAACAAAACACATAGCAATCAAGTATCACTTtatcagagagagagagagaagttGGAGCAACTGAAGAGGTCAAATTCAACTACTGCATGACAGAAGATCAAATTCCAGACATATTCACGAAGGTGTTATCAAGACCAGGACTTGAATAGCTATGAGCTACGCTCAAAGTCACAGTAATTTGCATTAAGGAGGGGTGTTGAAATTACTACAAATTTTTAGAATATTCTTAAATATAATGTGTATGAAAATGGTAGAAGAGTCTAGAACTATAATGTGTATGAAAAATGTAGAAGAACCTAGAATTATAAATGTATGGAAATGATAGAAGAACCTAGAACTATCATGATACTAATCTATCGTGAAATATCTAGAAATAACTAAAATAATGTAGAAACATTCATCACCATTAAGAGATTGGTGACCTACATTATTAGAAAGAACTAATCTATCGTGAAATACTAGAGAAAATTAATAATAatcataaaaagaaaaaaaaaatgaaCCCTACTACAATTTGATTATAGCTTCTTATCAATGCACTTTTATGATGATTAATACtcatataatgcttgaaaaaTTCTGTAAATTCACCCCATCACGACTCATGTAGACAAGAAAAAAATAGATGATTCATTGGTAACATTAATATAAGGTACTATGTTCTATGAACAAACAAAATGTTCACATTTGACACAAGATGAACTATATGAGACATATTGCAAAGGTAAAATATGAAGCATAGCAGTAAAAAATATTACAGATAACCTCACAGAACACATACTGAACCATCAAACATCTGACCATGTAATATCCAACCCACCCCATTGGTTCCTAGGGACACCTAAGGCTTTCCACACAGCCATTGAAGCATCAACAATATTATTGGCACATGGTGGTTGATAATTATGTTTTGCATCACACCCCTTTGATGAGTCACACTCATCAACTACCATTGCAACCACACTTTGACCATTCCCATTTATGGTGATATTATGAAGGCACCTTCTCTTAGTGTTGAACCATCCAGTGGATAGTGCCACCACCGGCGTTTCATCGGAATGATATTTGCCATCACATGTTGAAGGGCCGTCACCATCTCCACCTTTTTCAAAACTGTTAAGAGTGAGATATGCCTTCGTGTGACTAGACACCAGTGGTGAACATTTGTACGTGTGATATTTCTTACCTGGTACACAACATAAGTCATTCTCGTGACTGCAATGCCCGGAAGGGCTTTTACCTTTTACGATACCATTAGGGTGACATTTTTGAGCTTTAATGCATAGAGAATTTGTCAAGAAGAAAAAGAGTAAGAGAAAAATGAATGTATTTGAGAAGAAGCACTCCATTGGGTCTGTACCTTGTTTTGCAGTTTGTATTGTTCTTTTGAGTGCTGGATATAAATAAATAGGATGTTGCTCAAATTGGTTTCTTAAAAATGATTCTGTTTTTTGTTTCTTTTAAAAAGATTGCATATGACTAGTATCAAAGTATCTGAAATGGACACGGCAGTATAGAACTGGTTCATTGACCTTAAAAGCAATCCTATGTTACGGTAGTTGTCATTTGAGCCAACACGGCAGGGTAGACCTCATTGCCTTGACCCAAAAACTAACCTCCACCCTCTGCTTCTTCAATACAATTTACTTTACAAACACTAAGTTTCCTATATATAACCTACTAAACTCTCCATCTTAGCATCAACATTAACAAGAACAACTAAGAGTTGTATAAACAAAATGAAGAGTTTTTACCCCAAAGtttcttttcttttattgtttACTCTTATTTTAACAAGTTGCCTATTTTCTCAAGCACAAAAGTGTCGTCCAAATGGTAGAATCCGAGGAAAGAAAGCTCCATCAGGACAATGCAACAAAGAGAATGACTCTGATTGTTGTGTCCGAGGGAAAATGTACACGACATATGAGTGTTCACCATCCGTGTCTACTCATACTAAGGCTTATCTAACTCTTAATAGTTTTGAGAAAGGTGGAGACGGAGGTGGACCTTCAGCATGTGATAATCAGTACCATTCTGATGACACTCCTGTTGTTGCACTTTCCACTGGATGGTTCAATGACAAGAGCAGGTGTCTGAACAAGATTACTGTAAGTGGTAATGGAAAAAGTGTGGTGGCCATGGTTGTTGATGAGTGTGACTCTACAATGGGGTGTGATGAAGAACATGATTACCAACCTCCATGTCCAAACAACATTGTGGATGCTTCCAAGGCTGTGTGGGAAGCTTTAGGTGTTCCTAAAGAACAATGGGGTGGCCTTGACATTACATGGTCAGATGCTTGATTGTAGAAGATGAAATCTATGTTAGGGTTTTTGTGCTGTAATATTTACTAGTACGTGATACTGTGTACTTGAATTCCTCGTCTTATGTGTATATTATGGATATGCTATGCTGTTACAAGAATTCGGTTCATAATTAAGAAATAGTTCCAACCGTTTCATAATTTGATCTGCATCACCTTATGATATACCTGCAATATTTCAGTAGTGACTACACTTACCATTGCGTAGCAGCCTTAAATTTTGAGCATCACAGAAATATCGGCTTCATTTATCCTATAATAACTGGCAAATACAAAAACACATAAAAGACCAAAACAACCATTCACAAGATCACACTTGAATTCCATCGTAGATATACTGAGAATCGGATGATTGTTTACTGGTGAAAAAACAGAAGTGATGACATATAAGTAGTAATAAAAATAAGTAAATTTTTAAAAGTTGTGTTTGTAAAACAGTTCATTACAATTTCTATTTATTTGTAGTCAATTACTACAGCTGGTTAAGATTGGAATTATTAAATGCAAAGTACTCTAGAAATTTTATAATAATTAAGTTATGTATGAAATACATAGTAACTATGATCTATCAATAATAgattcttcaaaatcttcagaGCTATTTGGAGTTTAACAAACATTTGCATAACCAGCTTTAAGAATACAAATATGCAGTCAAAAAAATTGATGATGCAAAGAACATCTAAGAAAAACAAACATGCCAAGATATGAGACCATGATGATATTCAGAAAGAGATAATTcaagatgaaaaagaaaaaacaagGCCATCAAAAACATATAATTAATCTGAAGTAGAGAATAAAGATGCAACCATAACAAGCTGTCTAAGAAAAACTCCATAACTTCTAGGAAATAGTTCTCAAAACAAAAACAGAAATAGTTCTCAAAACAAAATTGTAACGCAAgcaaataatatataattcaaacAATCTAAACTTCTTATTTGTCGGCCTTGGCAGCACTTGCAGCAGCTTGACCCCTGAGTCGCCCAGTCCTCTTGGCAGCAATGAGACCAACCTTCTGTCCAGGAGGTGCATCACGTCTGACAGTACTAGCATGACCAATATGCTGGTGGTTACCTCCTCCATGGGGATGCTCAACTGGATTCATAGCCACACCACGAACCTTAGGCCAGCAGTTCCTCTTCACCCTAAACTTGTGGTATGCATTACCAGCCTTCAACATAGGCTTCTCAGTTCTACCACCGCCAGCAACTTGACCAATCATAGCCCTGCAATCACTTGGCACAATCTTCTTTGCACCTGAAGGAAGCTTGATCCTGTGAAACAAAATTAACATCTTAGTACAAATCTAAACAATAAACCAAAACCTAAATAAACATAACCCTAAACAAACTATAAGGATCATAACATTTTCTAAATATTTAAATGTCAAAAATACACCTGATTGAAAACAAAATGTGGATGCATTAGACACCTAAACATAATTTTTAACTGTATTGAAGACATACAACATCAAATTTAAGATGTACAAATcagattcaaaattcaaacaaacaACATGACATCAGCGAAATTCCAGCTGCAGAAAATCAGGATTAAACAAGTTCTCCTAAAACAGAGCATCATATGGGATATTCTGAAAAGAATTCTAGTTTAACCAAATAAAATTAACACTAAAGTATCAtttcaaacaaaacaaatcaaatcaGCCTAGTAAATAATAATTCTCAAGAACTTATAAACACAAACATTATTTGTATCAATAACCAAATAAAGTAGAATAAAAACTTAAACAGAAAAGATAGAACAAAACCTAGAGGTGTCGTTATCAGGGTTGTGACTGATAACAATAGCATAATCACCGGAGGCTCTGGCAAAGACACCACGGTCACCAACATGTCCTTCGACGTTGCAGATAACAGCTCCCTCAGGGATAGATCTGAGAGGAAGCACATTACCAACAACTAGAGTAGCCTTTTTCCCACAGTAAATGAACTGACCGGTGTACAAACCCTCAGCCGCAACAAAAAGCTCATTCTGCTTCTTGTAACGGAAAGGATGACGGAAAGTAACCTTGGCAAGAGGAGCACCACGACCTGGATCGTGGATAACATCAGTAACAACTCCCTTGAGGTAACCGTTACGCTCGCCGAAATCGAGACTGCGGAAACGAGCAGGTCCCTTCCGGTGATGCGTGTGAGATTTGAAAACTGAACCCGCTCCCTTACGTTGTGCCCTAATCACACGACCCATTGCTCCGCCTCTGAAAGTTGAAAGGGGAAGGGGATGAAGAATGAAAAACTGCTAACCTAGTTTTGGTTATGAAATGAGAAACTAGGGTTTTAATATAATGACTTGGACGGGAATGCTTATGGGCCGGGTCATAGAAGCCCAATATAGTTGTATATTGAAAGAGTCTAATTTCCATTTACCACCCCAATTCCAACATTgcatttttaaaataaatattttgaatTATTCTTTTGTATTCTATGATATAAAATTTTGACCAAAAAAATGACATAAACTATTTTGATTTTTATGAAATTTAATATTccattttttaaataaaatttattaaaaacgattgaaatattttttttaattagCCATTTTAGTGTTTTTAAAAGAATATTTGGATATTTTTATACGTTTTGATGATAAGAAGTAAAATTGTGGAGGTGGAAATTGATTATTCTAATGTTGTATTATTAAAAAGACACCTTTTATTACATAAAAAAATGGATATGTGTCTAAAATATATACGCTTTAATTTTAAGCCTAGATGagaattaaaattatttaagtttaaaataaaatttaattttgtAGATAGTAAAAAATAGAGAGCTAAActataattaatttaaaatttgaTTTAGCTAATGAAACTATATGGATTGAATGgtataattttaaattaaatgTATATTTACATCActttttattaatattttttttaatttcattaaaTTTATATAGGGAGTCACTTGATTTGGTGGAAATAATATCAGTTTTAATCCATGAAATAAAATGTTAAATAGCGTTGTTacttaaaaaaaattatataaaaaacAACCATAATAAATAATTTTATACATAGTcgataaaaaaaattattgattaaaaaatagaaataaattttTTTCTCTCCTTCATAATCACAACCATCTTATAAATTcaattgaaaataaattaaaatttaaataaaCTTAAAATTTTCTCACTtcttattaaatatttttaaGAATATGAATTTAGATAAGTTTTTATGCAAGTATTCTTCATTTTCTTAAACTAtaaaatttcttcaaacaaaGTTTTGAAATAATTGCAAGATGTAAGCAAAGAGAATCGAAAAAGACAAGTTCTGGCAATTAAACTTTTTATAATTAGTTAGAAACCTTCAATTAATTAATTCAATAATTTGATCACTATTATATTTATCACACTTGTTAAACTATCCTAATTTATCCTCTTATGTAGTTATGATAAATGTATCAAATAAAAAaattactattttttttataaaaatttagTTTGATATTCTAACACTTTGTCAAAATCATGTATACCAAATAAATTTGTAATACATAACAAAATGCATATCAAAATTGAAGTATTCATCATTATTATTTcttcaattttaaaacaaaatagCAAAACTAATTCAAAATTAAAGAGATTAAACAATTTCGTAAAAACAGTTTAATTAGTAGTTATTGTTTTTTTTAAGTAAATTGCAGTTATTAAACTATTTGACacaaattaaaatatataaaaaaaaagacTAAACATTATTATCCATGACATTGCATTCTCTAACGGAATAATCTTTCATGAAATAAATATTTTAGTGACGTATATACACAAAATCAATTATGTAGTGAtatattcatatatatatataccatTCAATGGTGGGGATATCATGGTTGTCCATAAGAAGAGACATCATTTTATCGTCCGCGATCGAGGGCAGCCTCGTCTTCAACGCCCATCACTCGCCCCGTTGTGGAAAACATAAAATACATGTCTCGATCAGAGAGAATTCAGAGTCAACAACTCAGAGTGTGTCTCTTTGAAAGTATGGATTCAACGAACTATTACTCTGACTAAGTGGGCGGTTATCAATCTCGAGAAACCTTAACTTCATACCTAGAAGTCTCTATAAGTATCTCATTCTTGGCCTGAGAGATAAACAACTCATGACATACACAAAATACGTAGAGAATACAGAGTTTCTCATCTTACGTGAGATTGCTTTCTCCATAGACTAAACACCTCCAAACAGGATCTCTTGTTATTGTGAGCATGTCATAACCCATAAAAAATCACTAAGGCCTTTGGCCACCCCTGCCGGCATAAGGTTGTCATGCATTATGTACTTTTTGATAAGTACATTGGCATTCATCGTGAGGCCCTGATAAAACTAGCATGAGCCACACCTTTCGTCATCGTTGCCATTTTCACTATCTTCTCCTAAAATGACCAAGAAAGACCCAGACTTCTTCTTTAGCACCATAGTCAGAGGTTTTGTCAGTGGAGGAAGTTCCAGCGTCTTCTAGAGGAAATATGTCAGGCAAATTTTGACTACGAACGTAATATCTCTAGGACTCTCCAAAGCCAAACGGAGAAAACTATGAGCTAGCATCACCTTCTCTAACAATTGCGCCATTGGGGTCCTCCCTAGTGACAATGACCTCATGGTCATCATTATGCAACACGGTAACTAGGATAGCAAACGAGTATTGATACACTTGGGAAGCTCCATTAACGTCCTATTTTGGGATACCTTCCAAAGACTCCAGCTTGATCTCGACAACATTAAGGTGTTCCAAGGTTCACTAGTAGGTTTTCCAGGTGAGCATATCCAAATAAGAGGACATGTAACCCTAGAGACAACATGTGGCGTATAGTCAAATTCCAAAGCGATTGAAGTTAGTTATCTCACAATGGACACTTTATCGCCCTACAATTTTATCCTTGGCATGCCTCCATCAACTCGTTAAGGGCGGCTACCCAGTACATGGTCCTAAAATACATGTTACCAAGTGAATGAGTCGGGATGGTTCAAGGAGAACAACAAAGTTCCAAATAATGTTACCAAAGTAGCTCGACGATGGGAACGGAAAGAGCTTGCCCTTGATGTTTTCCATTTCCCCGAAGCGCGTGACATATGGACTATTGGTTGGGACCCCAGATTGGGTGTGGAAAATGAGAGACTCATGCCCACCGAAGATATGAAGGAGGTTCAAATAAGCCATTCGGCTTACCGAGTGACAAAGATAGGCATCTTACTTTCTAAATAATATGAGAGCAAACTATTCTATCAACTCATTCGAAATTTCGACTTTTTAACTTGGGCCCCCTCCGATATGCCAGGTATAGATACCAAAATGGTGTGCCATCGCATCACCATTAACCCCGCTGCAAAACCAACGTCACAAAGAAAACAAAAATTTAGCTATGAGAAGAGAGTCTCCATCGACGAGGAAGTAAATAAAATTATCTAGCATTGGTTTCATCACATAAGCAAAGTACCCTACCTAGTTGGCCAATGTAGTGTTGGTGGAGAAAGCATTAAGCAAGTGTCGAATGTGTGTGGACTTCACCAATCTCAATGCGACTTGTCCCAAAAACCTTTATCCCTCGCCAAATATTGGTCTCCTAATTGATGCATCTTCGGGTTATCAGATGTTGAGCTTTACGGATGCTTATTCGTTTGGTACAATCATATTAAGATGGGTCCCTTCGACGCACCTAAGATGACGCTCATGTCAAACTGTACTAACTACTATCATAATTTCATTCCATTCAGCCTCAAAAACATTGACGCCACGTACCAGCGGGCCATGGACGTCGTATTCTCCTATCAAATAGGGTCGAGCTTGGAAGTCCACGTCTACGACATGATAGTGAAGATTGTAGAAGAACATAGTCATGCACCAGATTTAGAGGATATCTTGCAAGCAGTCTCGAAGTACAACTTGTGTAAGAATCCCTCCAAGTGTTCCTCTGGAGTGTAGAGAGGTAGATTTTATGGCTTCGTGTTGATAAAAAAAGGCATTGAGGCTAACACGGATAAGTGTCATACGATCATTGAAATGAGAAGCCTCACCAACATCATAAAGGTGCATTAGCTAGCAGGTCGCCTTGTTGTTTTTTCTCGCTTCCTCTCTTGTGTGGGTGATAAGGATTTTCTATTCTTCTATACCCTAAAAAAGAAGGAGAAGTTCGAGTGGGCAGAGGAATGCGATAAGGAAATTTCACGAATAAAGACCTTCCTCACACTGTCATATATCCCCACTCACCCAAAAGAGTGGTTACCATTACTCTTCTACCTTTCGGTCATAGATCAAACGACGAGTTCAATACTAGTCCAAGAGATAGACAGGCAGAATAACCTGTGTATTTTCCAAGTAAAGTTTTTAAATGTGTTGAGTCACGTTACTAGAAGAACGAGAAGCTAGCTATGGTCGACGTTGTCACAGTGAGGAAGCTCAGGCCCTGTTTTCAAGGTAGTAAAGTACTTGTGAAAACCAATTACCATGTCTGACAAGTCCTTAAAAAGCCATACCTTGTGGGAATAATGGTATCTTGGGTGATGGAAGTctcagagtatgatatccaatatgtCCCAAGAGGAAGCATCAACTCCTAAGATCTAGTAGTTTTTTTGGAGGATATCAGCTCGTTAGTAGACAAAAAGGCTTACCTATAATGGACGTTGTTCGTCGATGGTGGCTCAAAGGTTAAACTGAGTGGCATCGAGATAGTATTAGAAGGTTCGAGTGACATACTGATCGAACAAGCATTAACGTTTGAATTAAAGTAAGCAATAACTAGGCTAAGTATGAAGCCATCTCAATGGTATGATTCTTGCCCTGGAAATGGGTGCCTCCAGATGAAGAGTAAAAGTGATTTCCAGTTAGTCATCAATCAAGTTCATGGTGAATACCAGGCAAAATAATCATAGCTCATTGAGGAGTGCCAAATTGGACTATCATTAATATATAAAAACTTGGCATTTTTTGAACTATTTTGCGGTTTCATTAATTAATTTCCTTATGTTTGCCACAAATGTCATATAATTTGCAATTAGCATTAGTAACCTTGATATGTGTGGTATTCTACAGGAAAGTGTTGCAAGAAACCATAgaaaaatgcataattcaaagAACAAGTAACAAAGCCAATATGAGAAGTTTCAGCATGCTCGCCAGGCGAGAGCTGGCGAAGGAAAAGCGAGCTCGTCGGGCAAGCTAAAAGAAATGGATTCCATGAGCAAAACTCGTGTTGGTCGCCCGACGAGGCTTGGTGAGCTTGAGTTCACCGGGCGAGAATGGGTTCGTCGGGTGAGATCAAATATTTTGCACAATAACGGTTTGATGCACTCTGACTTCCAGCAGGGCCATAAAGTAACTTTCAATGGGCGAAACAACAAATTTCCAACTTTGTATAAATATATCCAAATCAGATTTTTGGGTCTTCTCTCTTAAATCTATTTGACTCTCAAATGATACATAGTTAGGGCTAAAGAGAAAACCATTTTGGGAGAGAGTGAGGCTTAGAAAACAACAAGTGGAAGTTGCTTCTTGAAGATCCGGAGTTGGATTCGCTTCTATCGTTGGAAAATCGTGGTGGGTGTTTGTTCCTCCTCGTCCTTATTTTTATATCTAGCTAATATATGTATATAAATCCCTCTCTTGTTGGAATTGGATGTAGGTTTACAGTTATAGTATGTATTTTTATTAATCATGGCGTTGTATACAATTTTTTCACAAATCTCTATCGATGTTATTCTTATTTACATATTTATCTTATGATTTAAACTATTACTGAGAAGTACTATTTGAATATAGATCTAGGATAAACATTCTGGTAGATTCTAAACTGTAGACATAGATTTAGGTTTAACATTCACCGTGAGTATCGTTTCTTAGTGCTCTGTATTTTTAAATAGGCCAAGAGATCGTCGAATAGACAATAAGGTAGTGAAGCTACGCAAAACATACGTGAGCGCATCGCACGCTCAAAGATATAATAGAGTtgtcatcgaactttatttattcccaaaggaaaggtaaaacatcgataaaacccagggggagagaaaagggtaaggaagtcagttatgcttggggaaggtattaacatctATCACATCTTTTGTACTCAACAGAAATCATTTCGGTTGTTCTTTGCAGGAACGGGTGTTACTGtctaaagattactcgcgaaagtgtaaaaataattataaacaagtgtgaaaaaagaaaaaaataattaatGTGATCGCCaagtgtcgcatcgcgcgaaaaaccggcgggaaaacaagaacaacagagccgccaccgtgcgttatttatcccaaaagagggaaaggaaacgctcgaagtaaacctggaaaagacatggtctcgcgaccaaagagaatgggttcgggagtcggttatgcgaagggaaggtattagcacccctacgcatccgtagtactctacgggatccacgcacaatagaaaggaaaatggttgctaaaacactgctcataagcacacacacactggctgaaagagacacaagaaactgactgaaactgactcggcaggatatcgtatcctgggcctacttagtctatcaggcatagacatcagagtcgaagtagttcggaatggggagacgacacatgctcgctaggatatcgcatcctattcatacgtatcttctcggacgagagaagaatcagagcattcgtagctcggctgacacgcacacaaacaaacacaaataggcaaacgtggagcccgactgccaattactggacttatgtcagcatccgaaccaagacacacacaagaaggcaaacatggagcctgaatgccaatcactgggcttatatcagcatccgaaccaaaacacacgcacactggaacccaaatgccactcgatggacttacatcggcttccaagcacacaacaacgcaacaggttgatagggagtcggggactcagcctataactgtcaaacaaaacacaaaaagaaaagaaaggcgcccggagagatcagctcaatctcctgcctacatacttcatctggtatgaagatcagggcgatgtagttcccctacgcagggataaaggactagcctaaccagataacagagggagacacaactctagggagactacgactcgagcctagatgttgtcatgcaaaaatcaaccctaagttaaggtttctagctaaatggcacgagggccaacctatcctaagcatggctcacacaggaagcaagccacacacacttaacttgcacaggaagcaagccaagcaaaacctaacttgcacaggaagcaagtctaaactaaacctaacttgcacaggaagcaagtcaaacaatcctatcttgcacaggaagcaagtcaaactatcctaacttgcacaggaagcaagtcaaactatcctaacttgcataggaagcaagtcaaacaatcctatcttgcacaggaagcaagtcaaacaatcctacaagcacagatagcacacgctatacacaaacaagtggctcaaacaagggttaggttttagtcaaggggtcatatcaacctcaacaaacaaacctctggaatggggtgagcgttgctcttaaccttgccattgaggggctaaggtgaagcagatgaaaggtgagtgaaggtaagacttcacggctcttatccctggccagggagagctcaagacaagaatgtgtgggttcagaaagtgggaacccttctacacatttaaaactgactcagttgtacaattgtacaagatcttgggtttgtatctgaaatgcatcaacacagtggtgtgagcaaagcagatgacacactgaatagtgggggatagattgcatatccctaccttccaccaattgcctcttcacttaggagggctttgactctatgcaaggacaaagttaaacagtcacaaacattgcctcttaaggaggacttcagacagttgcctggccaggtaacaggccaggtcttccagactacatgaagacaaagagacatacctcaatgcaaattgcttatacaagcaaagcaaagcaaaaagttcacaaggaactaagcaactaaagcacctgaaacagtcaagcagatgttagtatgcaacttcaaacaaagtaAAAGGAAACATAGGtcaacagttaattggaggcacaaggatgtgcaaggcacaaggcttatggcatgtgagccaagccatctacaaaacaaagaggttagacaatgatatttaagcaagcttaatcaaaagaattggtctcaatggccatttgatggtcaacctgaaaacacaagctcaa encodes:
- the LOC127127107 gene encoding putative ripening-related protein 1, with amino-acid sequence MECFFSNTFIFLLLFFFLTNSLCIKAQKCHPNGIVKGKSPSGHCSHENDLCCVPGKKYHTYKCSPLVSSHTKAYLTLNSFEKGGDGDGPSTCDGKYHSDETPVVALSTGWFNTKRRCLHNITINGNGQSVVAMVVDECDSSKGCDAKHNYQPPCANNIVDASMAVWKALGVPRNQWGGLDITWSDV
- the LOC127127104 gene encoding kiwellin-1, with the protein product MKSFYPKVSFLLLFTLILTSCLFSQAQKCRPNGRIRGKKAPSGQCNKENDSDCCVRGKMYTTYECSPSVSTHTKAYLTLNSFEKGGDGGGPSACDNQYHSDDTPVVALSTGWFNDKSRCLNKITVSGNGKSVVAMVVDECDSTMGCDEEHDYQPPCPNNIVDASKAVWEALGVPKEQWGGLDITWSDA
- the LOC127127103 gene encoding 60S ribosomal protein L8-3, translated to MGRVIRAQRKGAGSVFKSHTHHRKGPARFRSLDFGERNGYLKGVVTDVIHDPGRGAPLAKVTFRHPFRYKKQNELFVAAEGLYTGQFIYCGKKATLVVGNVLPLRSIPEGAVICNVEGHVGDRGVFARASGDYAIVISHNPDNDTSRIKLPSGAKKIVPSDCRAMIGQVAGGGRTEKPMLKAGNAYHKFRVKRNCWPKVRGVAMNPVEHPHGGGNHQHIGHASTVRRDAPPGQKVGLIAAKRTGRLRGQAAASAAKADK